One Tursiops truncatus isolate mTurTru1 chromosome 3, mTurTru1.mat.Y, whole genome shotgun sequence DNA segment encodes these proteins:
- the AKAP8L gene encoding A-kinase anchor protein 8-like isoform X2 yields the protein MSYTGFVQGSETTLHSTYSDTTAQPTCDYGYGTWSSGTNRGYENYGYGYGYGQDNTTNYGINQRLDMVPHLETDMIQGGVYGSGGERYDSYEACDSRAVLSERDLYRSGYDYGELDPEMEMAYEGQYDAYRDQFRMRGGDTFGPRAQGWARDSRSGRPMASGYGRVWEDPMGARGQCMPGASRLPSLFSQNIIPEYGMFQGMRGGGTFPGGSRFGFGFGNGMKQMRRTWKTWTTADFRTKKKKRKQCGSPDEPDSKATRTDCSDNSDSDNDEGTEGEAAEGTEGAEPVEKGFRAEGEDEEGKEDGKEEGKEDAEKGALSTQDESGQTKRKLQAGKKNQDKQKKRQRDRMVERIQFVCSLCKYRTFYEDEMASHLDSKFHKEHFKYVGTKLPKQTADFLQDYVANKTKKTEELRKTVEDLDGLIQQIYRDQDLTQEIAMEHFVKKVEAAHCAACDLFIPMQFGIIQKHLKTMDHNRNRRLMMEQSKKSSLMVARSILNNKLISKKLERYLKGENPFTDSPEEEKEQEEAEGGALDEGALVEAAGVAEGAEGAPAQPPVPPEPAPGAASPPPPPPPEEDEEAAVPLLGGALERQIRGIPGLDVEADDDDEEGGGGAP from the exons ATGAGCTACACAG GCTTTGTCCAGGGATCTGAAACCACATTGCATTCTACATACTCAGACACAACTGCTCAACCCACCTGTGATTATG GATATGGAACTTGGAGCTCTGGGACAAACAGAG GCTACGAGAACTATGGTTATGGCTATGGCTATGGCCAGGATAACACCACCAACTATGG AATTAACCAACGCTTAGATATGGTGCCGCATTTGGAGACAGACATGATACAAGGAGGCGTGTACGGCTCAGGTGGAGAAAG ATACGATTCCTACGAGGCCTGTGACTCGAGGGCCGTCCTGAGTGAGCGTGATCTGTACCGGTCGGGCTATGACTACGGCGAGCTTGACCCTGAGATGGAAATGGCCTACGAGGGCCAGTATGATGCCTACCGCGACCAGTTCCGCATGCGTGGTGGCGACACCTTTGGCCCACGGGCTCAGGGCTGGGCCCGGGACTCCCGGAGTGGCCGGCCGATGGCCTCAGGCTATGGGCGTGTGTGGGAAGACCCCATGGGGGCCCGGGGCCAGTGCATGCCTGGTGCCTCCCGGctgccctccctcttctcccagaaCATCATCCCTGAGTACGGCATGTTCCAGGGCATGCGTGGCGGGGGCACCTTTCCGGGTGGCTCCCGCTTTGGCTTTGGGTTTGGCAATGGCATGAAACAGATGAGGCGGACCTGGAAGACCTGGACCACAGCTGACTTTCGG accaagaaaaagaagagaaagcaatgTGGCAGTCCCGACGAGCCCGACAGCAAAGCCACCCGGACGGACTGCTCCGATAACAGTGATTCAGACAATG ACGAGGGCACCGAGGGGGAAGCTGCAGAGGGCACTGAAGGCGCTGAGCCTGTGGAGAAGGGCTTCAGAGCA GAAGGAGAAGACGAAGAGGGAAAAGAGGATGGGAAGGAAGAGGGCAAagaggatgcagagaaag GGGCCCTGAGCACCCAGGATGAGAGTGGCCAGACTAAGCGCAAGTTGCAGGCAGGCAAAAAGAACCAGGACAAGCAGAAAAAGCGGCAGCGAGACCGCATGGTGGAAAG GATCCAGTTTGTGTGTTCTCTCTGCAAATACCGGACCTTTTACGAGGATGAGATGGCCAGCCACCTCGACAGCAAGTTTCACAAGGAACACTTTAAGTACGTAGGCACCAAGCTTCCGAAGCAGACAGCTGACTTTCTGCAG GACTACGTTGCCAACAAGACCAAGAAGACAGAGGAGCTCCGAAAAACCGTGGAGGACCTTGATGGTCTTATCCAGCAGATCTACAGAGACCAAGATCTGACCCAAG AAATTGCCATGGAACATTTTGTGAAGAAGGTAGAGGCAGCCCACTGTGCAGCCTGTGACCTCTTCATTCCCATGCAGTTTGGGATCATTCAGAAGCACCTCAAGACCATGGATCACAACCGGAACCGCAGG CTCATGATGGAGCAGTCTAAGAAGTCCTCGCTCATGGTGGCTCGCAGCATCCTCAACAACAAGCTAATCAGCAAGAAGCTGGAGCGCTATCTGAAG GGCGAGAACCCTTTCACCGACAGCCcggaggaggagaaggaacagGAGGAGGCCGAGGGCGGTGCCCTGGATGAGGGGGCGCTGGTCGAAGCGGCAGGGGTCGCGGAGGGTGCAGAGGGCGCGCCGGCGCAGCCCCCAGTGCCCCCGGAGCCGGCCCCTGGGGCCGCGTCCCCGCCCCCACCGCCGCCCCCCGAGGAAGACGAAGAGGCGGCCGTGCCCCTACTGGGCGGTGCGCTGGAGCGCCAGATCCGAGGCATCCCGGGCCTGGACGTGGAGGCTGATGACGACGACGAGGAGGGCGGGGGGGGCGCTCCATGA
- the AKAP8L gene encoding A-kinase anchor protein 8-like isoform X1, producing MSYTGFVQGSETTLHSTYSDTTAQPTCDYGYGTWSSGTNRGYENYGYGYGYGQDNTTNYGYGMATSNSWEMPSSDTNANPSAMGSASADSVLSRINQRLDMVPHLETDMIQGGVYGSGGERYDSYEACDSRAVLSERDLYRSGYDYGELDPEMEMAYEGQYDAYRDQFRMRGGDTFGPRAQGWARDSRSGRPMASGYGRVWEDPMGARGQCMPGASRLPSLFSQNIIPEYGMFQGMRGGGTFPGGSRFGFGFGNGMKQMRRTWKTWTTADFRTKKKKRKQCGSPDEPDSKATRTDCSDNSDSDNDEGTEGEAAEGTEGAEPVEKGFRAEGEDEEGKEDGKEEGKEDAEKGALSTQDESGQTKRKLQAGKKNQDKQKKRQRDRMVERIQFVCSLCKYRTFYEDEMASHLDSKFHKEHFKYVGTKLPKQTADFLQDYVANKTKKTEELRKTVEDLDGLIQQIYRDQDLTQEIAMEHFVKKVEAAHCAACDLFIPMQFGIIQKHLKTMDHNRNRRLMMEQSKKSSLMVARSILNNKLISKKLERYLKGENPFTDSPEEEKEQEEAEGGALDEGALVEAAGVAEGAEGAPAQPPVPPEPAPGAASPPPPPPPEEDEEAAVPLLGGALERQIRGIPGLDVEADDDDEEGGGGAP from the exons ATGAGCTACACAG GCTTTGTCCAGGGATCTGAAACCACATTGCATTCTACATACTCAGACACAACTGCTCAACCCACCTGTGATTATG GATATGGAACTTGGAGCTCTGGGACAAACAGAG GCTACGAGAACTATGGTTATGGCTATGGCTATGGCCAGGATAACACCACCAACTATGGGTATGGTATGGCCACTTCAAACTCTTGGGAAATGCCTAGCTCTGACACAAATGCAAACCCTAGTGCCATGGGTAGTGCCAGTGCTGATTCCGTTTTGTCCAGAATTAACCAACGCTTAGATATGGTGCCGCATTTGGAGACAGACATGATACAAGGAGGCGTGTACGGCTCAGGTGGAGAAAG ATACGATTCCTACGAGGCCTGTGACTCGAGGGCCGTCCTGAGTGAGCGTGATCTGTACCGGTCGGGCTATGACTACGGCGAGCTTGACCCTGAGATGGAAATGGCCTACGAGGGCCAGTATGATGCCTACCGCGACCAGTTCCGCATGCGTGGTGGCGACACCTTTGGCCCACGGGCTCAGGGCTGGGCCCGGGACTCCCGGAGTGGCCGGCCGATGGCCTCAGGCTATGGGCGTGTGTGGGAAGACCCCATGGGGGCCCGGGGCCAGTGCATGCCTGGTGCCTCCCGGctgccctccctcttctcccagaaCATCATCCCTGAGTACGGCATGTTCCAGGGCATGCGTGGCGGGGGCACCTTTCCGGGTGGCTCCCGCTTTGGCTTTGGGTTTGGCAATGGCATGAAACAGATGAGGCGGACCTGGAAGACCTGGACCACAGCTGACTTTCGG accaagaaaaagaagagaaagcaatgTGGCAGTCCCGACGAGCCCGACAGCAAAGCCACCCGGACGGACTGCTCCGATAACAGTGATTCAGACAATG ACGAGGGCACCGAGGGGGAAGCTGCAGAGGGCACTGAAGGCGCTGAGCCTGTGGAGAAGGGCTTCAGAGCA GAAGGAGAAGACGAAGAGGGAAAAGAGGATGGGAAGGAAGAGGGCAAagaggatgcagagaaag GGGCCCTGAGCACCCAGGATGAGAGTGGCCAGACTAAGCGCAAGTTGCAGGCAGGCAAAAAGAACCAGGACAAGCAGAAAAAGCGGCAGCGAGACCGCATGGTGGAAAG GATCCAGTTTGTGTGTTCTCTCTGCAAATACCGGACCTTTTACGAGGATGAGATGGCCAGCCACCTCGACAGCAAGTTTCACAAGGAACACTTTAAGTACGTAGGCACCAAGCTTCCGAAGCAGACAGCTGACTTTCTGCAG GACTACGTTGCCAACAAGACCAAGAAGACAGAGGAGCTCCGAAAAACCGTGGAGGACCTTGATGGTCTTATCCAGCAGATCTACAGAGACCAAGATCTGACCCAAG AAATTGCCATGGAACATTTTGTGAAGAAGGTAGAGGCAGCCCACTGTGCAGCCTGTGACCTCTTCATTCCCATGCAGTTTGGGATCATTCAGAAGCACCTCAAGACCATGGATCACAACCGGAACCGCAGG CTCATGATGGAGCAGTCTAAGAAGTCCTCGCTCATGGTGGCTCGCAGCATCCTCAACAACAAGCTAATCAGCAAGAAGCTGGAGCGCTATCTGAAG GGCGAGAACCCTTTCACCGACAGCCcggaggaggagaaggaacagGAGGAGGCCGAGGGCGGTGCCCTGGATGAGGGGGCGCTGGTCGAAGCGGCAGGGGTCGCGGAGGGTGCAGAGGGCGCGCCGGCGCAGCCCCCAGTGCCCCCGGAGCCGGCCCCTGGGGCCGCGTCCCCGCCCCCACCGCCGCCCCCCGAGGAAGACGAAGAGGCGGCCGTGCCCCTACTGGGCGGTGCGCTGGAGCGCCAGATCCGAGGCATCCCGGGCCTGGACGTGGAGGCTGATGACGACGACGAGGAGGGCGGGGGGGGCGCTCCATGA